One genomic window of Candidatus Omnitrophota bacterium includes the following:
- a CDS encoding nucleotidyl transferase AbiEii/AbiGii toxin family protein, with product MDQYTHLQLREVFHLEFLRWFGRKVKAGDYAVKGGVNLRLFFKSFRYSEDMDLDARGVKVIELKEIVMKILNASAFQNNLKPFGIMSIMPPDIRKAKQTETTQRFKIHLIASSGEDLFTKVEFSRRGFAGKIVTGAVDDAILRTYKLAPLLVPHYDVRSAIAQKMSALADRTAVQARDIFDIYLLSSQYIAGAGAWIDNIKFGVLSKAYERVFEVEFEQFRDTVVSYLSVEDQPVYDNPQTWEEIRLKVAHFIEEVRKSYA from the coding sequence ATGGATCAATATACTCACTTACAATTACGGGAAGTTTTTCATCTTGAATTCCTGAGATGGTTTGGCAGGAAGGTAAAGGCGGGAGATTATGCTGTTAAGGGAGGCGTGAATTTGCGCCTCTTCTTTAAAAGCTTCCGTTACTCCGAGGATATGGATCTGGATGCGCGCGGTGTCAAAGTTATTGAGCTCAAAGAGATAGTGATGAAGATACTTAACGCTTCCGCGTTTCAAAATAATCTGAAACCGTTCGGCATAATGAGTATAATGCCGCCGGATATCCGCAAAGCAAAACAGACCGAAACGACGCAGCGTTTTAAGATACACCTTATCGCGTCTTCAGGGGAGGACCTCTTTACAAAGGTTGAGTTTTCTCGAAGAGGCTTTGCCGGAAAAATTGTTACAGGGGCGGTTGACGATGCTATTTTGCGAACTTATAAGCTGGCGCCATTACTGGTACCGCATTATGACGTGCGCTCCGCTATCGCGCAAAAGATGAGTGCCCTTGCCGATAGAACAGCTGTACAAGCAAGAGACATTTTCGATATTTACCTTCTCAGCTCTCAATATATCGCCGGCGCCGGGGCATGGATCGACAATATTAAGTTCGGCGTCCTTTCGAAAGCGTATGAACGTGTCTTTGAAGTCGAATTTGAACAGTTCAGGGATACCGTGGTCTCATATCTATCCGTCGAAGACCAGCCGGTGTATGATAACCCGCAAACATGGGAAGAGATTCGGCTGAAAGTCGCTCATTTTATCGAAGAGGTGCGCAAGTCCTATGCGTAG